The DNA window TCTGTTATTTCACACGTATATATGCACTAAAAAAAACCGAACAGAGtgacataaaaacaaaaagatcGTTTTCAATATAACAGCTAGTTTCAAATCAATTGCTTCGTCAAGTGTATATATAAGAAGGATcgcttcatatttttcaaatacaGTACTTCCATTATTTACAACTTTCAATTTTATCTCTCTTATCTCTCTCTTGCTTCAACTACTAGGTGATATTCTCTCTTGatactatttcttttatttttttattttgtttgtctgTTCAGAAAATTAAATTACTGATTTCTtgaatttagggtttttttttaatatttaaatgggttgttttgtttttctgtttGATTTCTGGGATCAACTCAAAGTTGCAATTTGTTCAATTTGTTTGATTGGAAAAGTAAAATTTTGATTCAGTTTTGTAAATAAATTTCTTAGGCTTGTCATTTGTGCAATAAGCACTTATAAAGTTATGAGATGAGCTTTTGATATGATGAATATATATTGAATAAGTgctttaattaagttgtttaCCCAAACATGTCTTATATCTATCTATCTCTATGTGAAGTATAATTTAATTGATGAGTAGTGATATTCATTTGCAGGATTGAAAAATGGGTCAATGTTTGGGATGTTACCAAGTGGACCAGTCCAATGTTGCTATAAAGGAGCAATTTGGAAAATTTGTCGATGTCTTGGAACCTGGATGCCATTGTTTGCCTTGGTGTCTCGGTTACCAGATAGCTGGTGGATTATCGCTTCGTGTGCAGCAACTTGATATTAAATGCGAGAcaaaaacaaaggtccttttatTACTCCACCTATCATGCTTCGTGATTAATTTTCTTGTATGGATTTATGCTTCAGGAAATCACTTCTTAACAAACCATTTTTACTTCAAGATTAATAAAACATCATAATGTCAAATTTGTGCTTTCTGTTGGTGGTTGGATATTTCGAATGTGATTTACTATGACATTTTGTGTTAGTATCTGACTGTTATGAACTTGTTTTTTTAGGATAATGTCTTTGTGAATGTGGTTGCATCTGTACAATACCGCGCTGTGGCTGACAAAGCGTCTGATGCCTATTATAAGCTCACCAACACAAGGGAACAGATCCAATCGTATGTTTTTGATGGTATGTATAGTGTTTTTTGATTTCATTCCATTATTGACATTAGTATTCTCAAAATAGCGCATACAGCGAAGCAGGGTTTTAACAAATTGCTACGGTCCCATGATACGCAATTTAGTACAAAGTGTTGTTAAATGGTTGCTAGATTATGATATTTCTGCTTTGTTTCAGTTATAAGGGCCACTGTGCCAAAGTTGGAGTTGGATGCCGTCTTTGAGCAGAAGAATGATATAGCAAAGGCTGTCGAAGATGAGCTTGAGAAGGCGATGTCAACCTACGGTTACGAGATAGTCCAGACTCTCATTGTTGATATCGAGCCTGATGTCAATGTCAAGAGAGCAATGAATGAGATCAATGCAGGTAATATATTCTAGTGCATTTGTTTGATAAAGGGCTTATACTATAAATGCTAAAATTTTGGTTGATCATAGCAGTTGCTGGTATATTCTAATCCTTTTTTTGCGATATCATCAACAGCTGCGAGAATGAGGTTGGCTGCAAACGAAAAAGCTGAAGCTGAAAAAATATTGCAGATCAAGAAAGCTGAAGGTGAAGCCGAGTCCAAGTACCTATCAGGACTCGGCATAGCTCGCCAACGTCAAGCCATTGTGGACGGACTAAGGGACAGTGTACTCGCATTCTCTGATAATGTACCCGGAACATCGGCTAAAGATGTCATGGACATGGTGCTGGTGACTCAATACTTCGACACCATGAAGGATATTGGAGCGTCATCGAAATCTTCAGCTGTGTTTATACCACATGGTCCCGGTGCTGTCAGAGACGTTGCTATGCAGATTAGGGATGGCCTCCTTCAGGGAAATGCTGCAAATTTATAAGTGCTTTTTGGGATACTGTAAATGCTTCTTATGTTtgaattattatttgatttataaggATAACATTTATTAGAATACTGATTTCACTTACCACTATTTATTACTTAGAGGTACATCAAATGAATGTAGTTCTTCAAATGAATGTTAAAATTGATTTTCTAAATAGTGACTTGGAAGAAGAGATTGATATGTAGCAACTTGAAGACTTTATGGTTCATGCTAAAAAACTAAGGTTTCTAAGTTACTTAATTATATGTATGGTCTTAAACAAACTCTTAAACAATGGCATGATAATTTTGATAATATAATAATCTTGAATTGTTTTAAAGTGAATGAAAGTACCAGGTACATTTAGTGCAAGTCTGAAAAAGGAATTTGAACTATAGTGTATCTCTACAAGAGATGATTTGTTCATATTTAGCTCAAACATTCATGTCGTAAATAGTTTGTAATCGTAGTTGTGTGACAACTTTTATATGAAAGACTTCAAAAAATAAAGTAAgtctaatatttaatattaagatTATTAGGTCACAACGAGATATAATTTTTTAAGATTAGGTCGCAAagtgatataatattttttttactaaaaacatGTCTGCATTTCATATGATCTAAGTGTTAAACTCTTAAAAAAAATCGATAGTATAAGACAATCTAAACATGATCTAAGTGTTAAGCTCTTAAAAATTTTTGATAGGATAAGTGTTAAGCTCTTAAATTTTTTTGATAGTATAAGACAATCTAAACATGCGTGTATCATTGACAGTATGATGCATGCCCCTAATTGCTAATACCATAAGATTTTTGAGCAAGTTCACTAGTAGACCTAGTATAGAGAATTGGAATGCCATTGGGATAATGTGGTAACTAAAAAAGAACCATAAAACATAGATTACATTATCAAAAGTCTCATTATGTCCTTGAGGGGATATTAATGTTGATACTTGAAATACTTTGTCGGATTATTTTAAAGCAACCAACGGTTACATATTCGAATTACTTGGAGGAGTAATCTTTAGGGAGTTTAAGAAAAAAACGATTCTCGTTTAATACAGTGTGGAATAAAAACGATAGCACTTTCAACCACAAGTGAAGAAGTAAGTTGGTTAAAATACTTGATAGCAGATATTCTCATATGAGAAAAATCGATGTCAATTGTTTTGATCAACTAAGATAGTACCATGACTATTGCAaaaattgttgattattagtACAATAGTAAGAGATGAGAAATCTTTTAAAAGTTCATCATTGTTAGAATGTTTATTTCTCTTAGATTTGTTATAGTAGATTATGTTTGCACTGATTAAAAATTAGTTGACCTTTTGACAAAAGGATATTAACGAGAGAGAAAATCTAAAACACATCCAAAAGAATGAGATCACTGCCAATAGATCACTGAGTCGTTCATAATGGTAATTTGGACTAAAAGAGTTGATATTAGGATAATTAACTTTAATGGATAATAACAAGTTTTAAAGTGATATAAAATGAACATGATTCTTGAAGGGATGAGAGGTTGAGGTGATATAAACTTTTAATGAGATCTATACATATGCATATTGAAATATCAAGTTACAAGAATACTCTTGATAAACTCACATTTATGAATGTGAAAGTGGGGTTGTTTCCTATGAAATCTCATACATATATTTCTAAAGAATTTATTAAGCCAGGATAAATGTATATAGCACAGACTTTTGAGTTCAAGATCACACGCAGTCTTGTTAAACTTGAATCTTATTCATTGTGTTCTGAGGTTCAAGTATGTCGACACCTCGTTGATGTACTATTTTTAAACGCGTTTATGCcactttttaagttttttttaaaatttaagtggAGGATTGTTAGAACAATGTTGaaatatttgcattaaatgtgatAAGTACAAGTTTGCTCTCGTGTTTTAGGATAGTTAAGCACTTTTAGTGTTGCTTGTTTTCCTTGTGTATGTACGTGTGTATATATGGTCAATTCCCTATGTATATTggcatttataaaaaaaatgtaataaataaaAGGTTTGGATAGTGGATGTGAAAACTCATGAGTCTAATATTTGGAGAACTTTCACATATTTGGAGTGTTTATATATAGTCTCTTTAAGATGTACCAAAGGGTATAGAAGCTATACAATAATTAACACATGTGCGATCTGTTGGGTCAGACTTGAGCTTATATTAATATTATGCTCTTTGTATAAATAAACACCTTTGTCACTTCTATAATCATTCATGTAATAccttaattttatttgaaaaattaaaactataaaaaaaaaattattgtgctaaattttattgttattttctattatattttctttaaagaatCTTAATAATAcaaagaaatatatataattatttgttttgagttATCACTacatttatcattatttttttaattttcatcacattattttttataaattctatttattttaattagcaaTTTTTAATAGAGGTAGAAAATCGACCGGTTCCGTTTGAAAAATCATGTGATGAGAGAGACTTCACCTTCTTTTAGATCCAAAGTCTCATATTATTGTTAACAAGTCGAGCGATTCCACCTTCTTTTAGATCCAAAGTCTCAAATTATTTTTTCTTGGACACATGCGATTAGAGCTTTCAAAGTCTATGACACAACTCTTTTTCGTCTCCAAACTTGTTACCACTAACAAACCAACAGTCTCATAACCATCCTCATTTGATAAAACCTTGATCATAACTGAATCAGTCTTGCTCCTCCTCTTTGgacaatccttcttgaagtgaatgttttatgaaaaatgaagtgtttCTACTTTGACTTATCAAACCCTTTGAACTTCTACTTAGACCTAGATTTCTTTCTCTTTTAGTTTCCCTTAATGTCACTATTCCCTCTTGAAATCTTCCATTGTGATTATTTATCTGGTTCTTATAGTCGATTGAACCTCCTCCAAGGTGATAATGCATTCCTTCCTAAAAATAGTGACATCCTTGAAGTGTTCAAAAGATCTAGGTAATTAGCTCAATAAGAGTTTAGTCTTTTCCTCATTATCAAGATTCACCAAAATATTTTGTAAGTCATTAATAATTTTGCAAAATTTTGTCAGTTGCTCCACAATGAATTTGTTCCCCGTCATTTGAAATAAGTAGATTTGTTGTTTCAAACACAACTTGTGAGTCCACAAATTGGTCATATACAATTATTTAGATTTGACCCACATTTCCATTGTGGTCTTCTCCCTTGAGGCCTCTCTCAATATTTTATCTCATAAGCACAAGATAATGACATTTTTAGCCTTATCTACTATCTCACTCTTCTCCACTTGTGTTATCTTTATCAACGTCAATTCTTGCacacatttttttaatcaatattgtTTGCATCTTCACTTTCCATAACCTAAGATTGTATTTTCTAGTAAACTTCTCGATATCTCATTTATTATCTATGGTGCTCGCTTGTAACATTGGACCCTTTGATCCCTAATGGGCTCTCCTTGTTGTGAAAtcaattataaatcaaatatactAAGAAATATTATGTACTGAACGAAGAACGAGGATAACAAATACTAAACAGTCTCAAGCAAAATTAATCTGCGATCTAATATTAAAGCAAAACCCCCAATAAAAAGAACAAGAATGTGATAAAAGTTCAGAATCAACACAAAGATTTATTTTATCCCATTCAATCCAAAATGATCTACCATATGAGAAATGGTAGTTATCATATCCACAAACAATCAAGAGtcattaataaaatattacaaatgagttatAAGAAAATAGTTCATTAAGTTCATAAAAACATATTATACTTTTTATCTGATTTATGACTCAATCTCTTATCTTCTCAATATATGAATAGCTTAATCTCAACATGTTTAGAAGTGTTTCTCAACATTAAATATCTCCAAAGATCTTTCCATTCTTTCGATTAAAAATCTCTAAGAATTCATTTATCTATATCTCTAAATTTTTtatctataaaattacttttcaaCTCTTAGTTATTTTCATAATGATCTtccaatttttaaatttaaaaatctcTAAGAATCTCTCTTTTGGATCTCTAAATTAAACAACTTTTTCTCAAGAAATATTAGAAAAAATTTAAATCTTAAATATACTAATGAATGGAGATAGCATTAAAAGAATTACTAGAAGACTTTCTTATAGATAAGACCTCCCCTTTTAAAAAAGTCTACGCGAAAAtgagagatagagaaagaaataagaaaattttCATTGTACCCATATACCTCTTCACAGACCCTCGGTGAAAACTCCAAAATACCTCtataattcggatatgcatatccgaaaacacatttaaaaaaaaggtgatttcgcatatgcacatccgaagtcaccttatttttaaaaaaaggtgtCTACGGATATGCATATCCTAAATAATTTGGGGTATTTCACAAAATGCGAACAGCCACCCCCACTGTTTGCATTCTCTTCAGACACCAAATTTTCACTTCTAGTCCATTTTTACCAAATTTCATTCTAGCATTCCTACTCTACAAATTACATTCAAGCATTCCTAAAAGCTCAAAGCTCATTTcaagttctattcaaagctccAAAAATTTGTAAGTTTCCTCTATTTTCTACCTCTAGCTCAAAGTTGTTATTAGGGTTGTTTGAATTTAGGATAATGTGTAGGTTGAAGTTATTGAAGTTCAATGACAGTGTTTAGATGGAAAAAATAGATTTAGGATGAATTGGGGAAAGAAATGGAAGTTTGTCAAAAATGGTTGTTCAAaggttatttcggaagtgcatatccgaaataacctCTAACCAATTTCAGATATGCACTTTCGAAATGttctcttagttttttttttcaaatctgtTTCATACTTACCAGTGgcattttttcaagaaaatggcTGACAACCAGGCACCGACCGGTCAACTTAGACAGGGGAGGCCAACCCAGACAGCCTCAGCTCGGAGCGAGAGAGCCGCACAACAAGGAGTGACTCGAGGACGGGGTCGAGTCCAAGTCCAAATTGATGAGGCGCCAACATGATCCTCATCTGCACTGAGGAGTAGATTGTCTCGAGCGTCTTCCTCTTGTGAGATTAGTCGAGAGcagggggaggaggaggaggtaccTGAGAAGGAGGAGGTACCTGAGGTTCACCCTGAGCACGACGAAGATGCTCAGGACGATGCTTAGGACGCACAGGAGGGTGGCTACCTGGGAGGGCCATCAGACACGTCTATCTTAATATACTATCATGACCATGCCGCTCGACATATTTGGGAACCATTTGCGGAAAATATTTGATCTATTTAAACCACAGGCTGAGTGGTTTAATGATGTTGTTGCTGGATCCAGACTTGACGGGTTATGTTGTATTGGATATGTTACCATAAgccactgttagaacaagatttgttctgatcaatattcttagttttgatgataacaaggatatgaattttgtgtgagataatgtggtactctaatacattgcaaattccctttcaggaaatatataaagagtatgcacaaatcagcgctcagaagctttgtctcggaaggttcagcatgcaacatcagaacatggtctggcaagacatcagaagatggtcaaggcagaatcagaacatgggtctatggaagcatcagaagaacttgagatcagaagcagaagcactgaagttctcatggtatcacgctcagaagcacttcaaggtcagaagacaagaagatgctatgcaccaagctgtttgactctgatgatattcaaatattttattcacaaacatcagatcagaagaaagtacaggtggcaggctacgctgactgacaaaaggaacgttggaagctattaaaggcaacgttagtagacacagcgtgaacaaggctcgaggtagttgacaaaagcgtgaaacattaaatgcaatgctgtacggaacacgcaaagcattaaatgcgcccaacggtcatcttctcaagtgcctataaatatgaagttctgatgagaagcaaggttgacgatttgctaacaattaacttgctgaaacgctgttcaaactcaaagctcagatacttcatcttcatcaaagctcactacattgctgctgtaatatattagtgagattaagcttaaacgttaagagaaatatcactgttgtgattatagcttttcagaagcattgtaatactcttagaattgattacattaatttgtaagtaactagagtgatcaagtgttgatcaggatactctaggaagtcttagcttgtgtctaagcagttgtaattagagtgatcacgtggtggtcaggatactctaagaaagtcttagcttgtgtctaagcatttgttcctagagtgatcaggttgtgatcaggatactctagaagacttagtcgtgggctaagtggaaaaccattgtaatctgttgcgattagtggattaaatcctcaggtgaggtaaatcactccgtgggggtggactggagtagtttagttaacaacgaaccaggataaaaataactgtgcaaattgtttttatctttcaagtttttaaactacacttattcaaaccccccctttctaagtgtttttctatccttcaattggtatcagagcgccggttctaaggtgcaagcacttaaccgtgtttagaaaagattcaggaagagaaaaacgcttaagtaaaagatggctggtgaatctcaatcaaatccaactgcatctacatctggctctgctgagcaatacaacggtaacaatggttatactagaccaccagtatttgatggtgaaaactttgaatactggaaagataaactggaaagttactttcttggtctagatgctgatctatgggatcttctgctggatggttacaaacatcctgttaaagctactggtgtaaggctcacgagaagcgaaatgactgatgatcaaaagaaagatttcaaaaatcatcacaaatgcaggactgttttgctgaatgctatctctcatgctgagtatgagaagatatctaacagggaaacggcccatgacatatatgagtccttgaaaatgactcatgaaggaaatgctcaagtcaaggagactaaagctcttgctctaatccagaaatatgaagccttcaagatggaggatgatgaagatattgagaagatgttctcaagatttcaaactctaactgctggattgagagttctggataaaggctacaccaaggctgatcatgtaaagaagattatcagaagcttacccagaagatggggtccaatggtaacagcattcaagattgccaagaatctgaatgaagtttctttggaagagcttatcagtgccttgagaagccatgaaatagagctggacgcaaacgagcctcagaagaaaggtaagtctattgcattaaaatctaatgttaaaaaatgcactaacgcttttcaggctagagaagaagatcctgaagaatcagaatctgaagaagaagatgaactgtccatgatctccagaagggtaaaccaactctggaagagcaagcaaaggaagttcagaggcttcagaagttcaaagagatttgaacgtggagaatcttctggtgacagaagatctgacaagaagaaggctgtctgctatgagtgcaatgagcctggacattacaagaacgagtgtccaaaacttcagaaggagaatcccaagaagaagtttcataagaagaaaggtcttatggcaacatgggatgattctgaatcagaatcagaatcagactctgaaggagagcaggccaacttcgcgctgatggctacagaagatgatggatcagaatctacatcagaatcagattctgaagaggtattttctgaactatctagagaagagttagtttccagtttaacagaacttctggaactcaaggctcatcttagtatcaaatacaaaaagctgaaaaagcagtttgaatttgaaactaagaagctggaattggaaaattctgaactgaaggaaaaagttttaaatctatccaaagatagtggatctccttctgaaacagaaaaatccattcctagcatgaatcatattctgaaagaatatgactcgagcttcagaaagttcttatctagaagtattggcagaagtcatcttgcttatatgatatatggtgtttctggaaacagaaggtttggttttggctatgagggtgatacctcacataaatttgaacctattgatgatctgaagatcacatacaagccattgtatgatcagttcaaatatggccatgcacatggtattaggctcacttcacatgcacagaagtttaacactgttcacaccaagaagcttgtgacacaccctaagaaatatcatgctgacaaacctaaagaatatcatgctgttcctcctgttaaatattttgctaaacccaagttcaatcagaacttgaggagaactaacaagaaaggacccaagaaattgtgggtacctaaggagaagataatttctgttgcagatatccttggcggcaaagaggacagaaagcaaaatgtcatggtacctggactctgggtgctcgcgacacatgacgggaagaaggtctacattccaagacctggtgcttaaaccaggtggagaagtcaagtttggaggagatcagaagggcaaaatcattggctctggaaccattagtcttggtaactctccttccataactaatgtacttcttgttgaaggattaacgcataacttattgtccataagtcaattaagtgacaatggttatgatataatcttcaatcaaaagtcttgcaaggctgtaagtcagaaggatggctcaatcctatttacaggcaagaggaagaacaacatttataagattgatctttctgatcttgagaagcagaaggtgacttgtcttatgtctgtttctgaggagcaatgggtctggcacagaagattaggtcatgctagtttgagaaagatttctcagattaacaaactaaatctggtcagaggactcccaaatctgaaattcaaatcagacgctctttgtgaagcatgtcagaagggcaagttctccagacctgcattcaagtctaagaatgttgtttctacctcaaggccgttagaactcttgcacattgatctgtttggcccagtcaaaacagcatctgtcagagggaagaaatatggattagtcatcgttgatgattatagccgctggacatgggtaaagttcttgaaacacaaggatgagtctcattcagtgttctttgaattctgcactcagatccaatctgagaaagagtgtaaaatcataaaggtcggaagtgatcatggtggtgaatttgagaacaaattctttgaggagtttttcaaagaaaatggtattgcccatgatttctcttgtcctagaactccacagcaaaatggagttgtagagcgaaagaataggactctacaagaattggccagaaccatgatcaatgaaaccaatatggctaagcatttctgggcagaagcaataaacactgcatgttatattcagaatagaatctctataagacctattctaaataagactccttatgaattgtggaagaacagaaagcccaacatttcatatttccatccttttggatgtgtatgttttattctgaatactaaagatcatcttggtaagtttgattctaaagcacaaaagtgtttccttcttggatattctgaacgctctaaaggctacagagtatacaacactgaaacattgattgtagaagaatcaatcaatatcaggtttgatgataagcttggtcttgaaaaaccaaagcagtttgagaattttgcagattttgatattgatatatcagaagcagtagaaccaagaagcaatgctgcagaagctggcagtctcagaagcaatggatcagaagatcaagttgctgcatctttagagaatctgagaatttctgaagagccaacaatcagaagatcacctagacttgcttcagctcattcagaagatgtgatccttgggaagaaagatgatcccatcagaacaagggcattccttaagaacaatgcagaatgtcaattaggtcttgtttctttgatcgagccaacttctgttgatcaagctctagaagatccagactggataattgccatgc is part of the Vicia villosa cultivar HV-30 ecotype Madison, WI linkage group LG2, Vvil1.0, whole genome shotgun sequence genome and encodes:
- the LOC131652817 gene encoding hypersensitive-induced response protein-like protein 2, coding for MGQCLGCYQVDQSNVAIKEQFGKFVDVLEPGCHCLPWCLGYQIAGGLSLRVQQLDIKCETKTKDNVFVNVVASVQYRAVADKASDAYYKLTNTREQIQSYVFDVIRATVPKLELDAVFEQKNDIAKAVEDELEKAMSTYGYEIVQTLIVDIEPDVNVKRAMNEINAAARMRLAANEKAEAEKILQIKKAEGEAESKYLSGLGIARQRQAIVDGLRDSVLAFSDNVPGTSAKDVMDMVLVTQYFDTMKDIGASSKSSAVFIPHGPGAVRDVAMQIRDGLLQGNAANL